A genomic region of Brevibacillus sp. JNUCC-41 contains the following coding sequences:
- a CDS encoding M4 family metallopeptidase, producing the protein MKGKVFLGTALSLGLLFSAIPHQEALAAKNVLSVEKYNKHKDSLEFKSGKLTDPSKQTAEDIILTFFDENKKSYKLEKQKAKDSFTIQKESKDELGNTVLKLQQTYKGVPVWNSTQAVLIDTKGVLTVVSGTVEANLNTKLGKKAKKGISKSEAIKIAEADLGFTPAYEQSPESDLYVYANEGKADYVYKVNLKFLSPEPGNHNYFISVKTGKILNKFNTLDEVTGTNSVGTGTGVLNNTVSLNTTLSNGQYYLQDNTRGKGIYTYNANNRSKLPGTLFSNTTNAFTTSTDKAAVDAHNYAGKTYDYYKSTFGRNSYDGNGTILKSTVHYGSRYNNAFWDGTQMVYGDGDGTTFIPLSGGLDVVAHELTHAVTSSESNLTYQNESGALNEAISDIFGTVVEFKNQSDKADYLIGEDIYTPNISGDALRSMANPTLNGDPDHYSNRYTGTGDNGGVHTNSGIINKAAYLISAGGTHHGVSVSGIGIDKLGTIFYRANTVYLTSSSTFSQAKAAVVQAASDLYGSSSAEVTAVKNAFTAVGVN; encoded by the coding sequence ATGAAAGGTAAGGTATTTTTAGGAACTGCACTATCTCTCGGTCTATTATTTTCTGCTATTCCCCATCAAGAAGCTTTAGCGGCAAAAAATGTGTTAAGTGTTGAAAAGTACAATAAGCATAAGGATTCGCTAGAATTCAAGTCTGGGAAACTTACGGACCCATCAAAGCAAACTGCAGAAGATATCATTCTTACCTTTTTTGATGAAAACAAAAAGTCTTACAAGCTAGAAAAGCAAAAGGCGAAAGACTCCTTCACGATCCAGAAAGAAAGCAAGGATGAACTAGGCAATACCGTCCTTAAATTGCAACAAACCTATAAAGGCGTACCTGTATGGAATTCCACACAAGCAGTATTGATTGACACTAAAGGTGTATTGACGGTCGTGTCCGGTACGGTTGAAGCCAATCTAAACACGAAATTAGGGAAAAAGGCTAAAAAAGGCATCAGTAAATCCGAAGCTATCAAAATAGCTGAAGCGGATCTTGGGTTCACTCCTGCCTACGAACAATCACCTGAATCCGACCTATATGTATACGCAAATGAAGGTAAGGCCGATTATGTATATAAAGTCAATTTGAAATTCTTAAGTCCCGAACCAGGAAATCATAATTATTTCATATCAGTCAAAACAGGTAAAATCCTGAATAAATTTAATACGCTAGATGAAGTGACGGGGACCAATTCCGTAGGAACGGGCACCGGCGTCTTAAACAATACCGTGTCATTGAACACTACCTTATCCAACGGCCAATACTATTTACAGGACAATACACGCGGTAAAGGCATCTATACTTATAATGCCAATAACCGTTCAAAATTGCCTGGTACTCTCTTTTCCAACACGACAAATGCTTTCACTACTTCTACCGATAAAGCTGCGGTTGATGCCCATAATTATGCCGGTAAAACCTATGATTATTATAAATCCACGTTTGGACGGAACTCTTATGATGGAAATGGAACCATCCTGAAATCGACCGTTCATTATGGCTCAAGATATAATAATGCATTCTGGGATGGCACCCAAATGGTTTATGGTGATGGAGATGGCACGACGTTCATCCCACTGTCAGGCGGTCTGGATGTCGTTGCACATGAACTGACTCATGCCGTGACTTCCTCGGAATCGAACCTTACCTATCAGAATGAATCCGGTGCTTTGAATGAAGCGATTTCGGATATATTTGGCACGGTCGTCGAATTCAAGAATCAAAGTGACAAAGCCGATTATTTGATCGGCGAAGATATTTACACACCTAACATTTCCGGTGATGCACTTCGTTCAATGGCTAATCCTACATTGAATGGTGACCCTGACCATTATTCGAACCGCTATACGGGAACGGGTGATAACGGAGGAGTCCATACGAACAGCGGAATCATCAATAAGGCGGCCTATTTGATCTCTGCAGGCGGAACTCACCATGGCGTGAGCGTATCCGGGATTGGCATCGATAAACTGGGAACTATCTTTTACCGGGCCAACACGGTTTATTTAACTTCCTCGTCGACATTTTCACAAGCCAAAGCGGCAGTCGTACAAGCGGCCTCTGATTTATACGGTTCTAGCAGTGCAGAAGTCACAGCTGTCAAAAATGCCTTTACAGCCGTCGGTGTGAATTAA
- a CDS encoding amino acid permease, protein MIPKQEHDIVQHPPQQEGQELKRGLKSRHLTMISIGGAIGTGLFLSSGAAIHTAGPGGALLAYALVGAMVYFVMTSLGELAAFMPTSGSFSTYGTKFVDPAFGFALGWTYWFNWSMTIAAELAASTMIMKFWFPNSPSLLWSSSFLVLIFLLNYLSVKGYGEGEYWFSFIKVTAIVIFIIVGLLMIVGIMGGEAVGFKNFTVDDAPFPGGFMGVFIVFIAAGFSFQGTEIVGVAAGESEDPARNIPKAIKSVFWRILLFYVFAIFVIGLLIPYTNSSLQGDNVMVSPFTLIFEKAGVAFAASLMNAVILTAVLSAGNSSLYASTRMLYSMAKDGQAPRIFAKLNKRGVPVAGMILTCSIGMLAFLASIFGDGKVYIWLMNAIGITGFIFWLGISISHYRFRKAFIAQGHSLEKLPYKALWFPIGPIFAILIGMIVILSQNIQAFFSDQIDWGSVIAAYLGIPLFLGLWFGYKLVRKTKFVKIDEVEFDFDKKYE, encoded by the coding sequence ATGATACCAAAACAAGAACATGACATCGTTCAACATCCTCCCCAGCAAGAAGGACAAGAACTAAAACGCGGTTTAAAATCCCGCCATTTAACGATGATTTCCATTGGCGGGGCTATTGGCACCGGGCTGTTTCTTAGCAGCGGGGCAGCCATCCATACAGCTGGGCCAGGCGGCGCATTACTTGCATATGCCTTAGTTGGGGCAATGGTTTACTTTGTTATGACGAGCTTAGGGGAACTGGCAGCCTTTATGCCGACAAGCGGCTCATTCAGTACTTATGGAACGAAATTCGTCGATCCGGCATTTGGCTTTGCCTTGGGATGGACGTATTGGTTCAATTGGTCGATGACGATAGCGGCAGAGTTGGCAGCCTCGACAATGATCATGAAATTCTGGTTTCCGAATAGTCCATCATTGTTATGGAGTTCATCATTCTTGGTGCTCATTTTCCTTTTGAATTATTTATCCGTTAAAGGATATGGTGAAGGGGAATATTGGTTTTCCTTCATAAAGGTTACAGCCATCGTTATTTTTATAATCGTCGGGCTGCTAATGATCGTCGGCATTATGGGCGGCGAAGCAGTAGGTTTTAAAAACTTCACCGTCGATGACGCTCCTTTCCCGGGTGGGTTCATGGGTGTCTTCATCGTGTTCATAGCGGCTGGCTTTTCTTTTCAAGGTACCGAAATTGTTGGTGTGGCTGCCGGGGAAAGTGAAGATCCTGCACGGAATATACCGAAGGCCATTAAGAGTGTCTTCTGGAGAATCTTGCTTTTTTACGTATTTGCAATATTTGTTATAGGGCTGCTTATCCCTTATACGAACTCAAGTTTACAAGGTGATAACGTCATGGTAAGCCCATTCACGCTCATTTTTGAAAAGGCTGGAGTGGCCTTTGCCGCTTCGCTTATGAATGCCGTCATTTTAACCGCGGTATTATCTGCAGGTAACTCAAGCCTATATGCATCAACGCGTATGTTATACTCAATGGCAAAAGATGGACAAGCACCGCGCATTTTTGCAAAACTTAATAAACGCGGAGTACCGGTTGCAGGCATGATTTTGACATGTTCCATCGGCATGCTGGCCTTTTTAGCCTCCATTTTCGGGGATGGTAAAGTGTATATTTGGTTAATGAATGCCATTGGAATTACAGGATTTATCTTTTGGCTCGGCATTTCCATCAGCCATTACCGTTTCCGGAAAGCGTTCATCGCTCAAGGCCATTCATTGGAGAAGCTGCCATATAAGGCATTATGGTTTCCGATTGGACCGATCTTTGCCATTTTAATTGGCATGATCGTCATCCTGTCCCAAAATATCCAAGCATTTTTCTCAGACCAAATCGATTGGGGCAGTGTTATAGCTGCATACCTGGGAATCCCGCTTTTCCTTGGACTATGGTTTGGCTATAAACTGGTAAGAAAAACTAAATTCGTTAAAATTGATGAAGTAGAATTTGATTTTGACAAAAAATATGAATGA
- a CDS encoding SET domain-containing protein has protein sequence MIEVKTSTLSDGEFNRGVFATRDIKKGELLHEAPVIAYPNEEHVFIEKTLLADYAFEYGINHTAMLLGYGMLFNHSYTPNATYDINFKNHTFDFFAYTDIKAGEEILINYNGEVDNEDPLWFNKEDDGEDEAE, from the coding sequence ATGATTGAAGTTAAAACTTCCACACTCAGTGATGGTGAGTTCAATAGAGGCGTATTCGCAACACGAGACATTAAAAAGGGTGAGCTTTTGCATGAGGCACCTGTCATTGCTTATCCGAACGAGGAGCATGTTTTCATAGAGAAAACCTTGCTGGCTGATTATGCGTTTGAATATGGAATTAACCATACTGCCATGCTTTTAGGTTATGGCATGCTGTTTAATCATTCTTATACACCCAACGCTACGTATGACATAAACTTCAAGAATCATACGTTTGATTTCTTTGCTTACACCGACATAAAAGCAGGAGAAGAAATCCTGATTAATTATAATGGTGAAGTTGATAATGAGGATCCGCTTTGGTTCAACAAAGAAGATGACGGTGAAGATGAAGCTGAATGA